The following are encoded together in the Oncorhynchus gorbuscha isolate QuinsamMale2020 ecotype Even-year linkage group LG03, OgorEven_v1.0, whole genome shotgun sequence genome:
- the LOC124030405 gene encoding beta-crystallin B3-like — MSEQQGAPEQLAAGKSQGGAGATYKVVVFEFENFRGKKVELSAECKDVIEKECEKVGSVIVESGPWVAFECQAFGGEQFVLEKGEYPRWSTWTNSQTNNYLLSFRPLQVDSADHKLHLFDKPGYAGRKMEIVDDDIPSLWVHGFQDCVASVKALNGTWVGYMFPGYRGRQYVFELGDYKHWNDWGATAPQIQSVRRVRDMQWHKRGCFTAPAPPPAPTPAPNPTPPPTAGTS, encoded by the exons ATGTCAGAGCAGCAGGGTGCACCGGAGCAGCTAGCAGCTGGGAAGAGCCAAGGAGGGGCAGGAGCCACCTATaag GTGGTGGTGTTTGAGTTCGAGAATTTCCGTGGGAAGAAGGTGGAGCTGTCTGCAGAGTGTAAGGATGTGATTGAGAAGGAATGTGAGAAGGTGGGATCTGTCATTGTGGAATCTGGACC CTGGGTAGCGTTTGAGTGCCAGGCATTTGGCGGGGAGCAGTTTGTCCTGGAGAAGGGCGAGTATCCTCGTTGGAGCACCTGGACCAACAGCCAGACTAACAACTACCTGCTGTCCTTCAGGCCACTCcaagtg GACAGTGCAGATCACAAGCTCCACCTGTTTGACAAACCAGGTTACGCAGGGAGGAAGATGGAGATTGTGGACGACGACATCCCCAGCCTGTGGGTCCATGGCTTCCAGGACTGTGTGGCCAGTGTAAAGGCTCTGAATGGAAC GTGGGTGGGCTACATGTTCCCAGGCTACAGGGGTCGCCAGTATGTCTTTGAGCTTGGAGACTACAAGCACTGGAACGACTGGGGAGCCACGGCGCCTCAGATCCAGTCCGTCCGACGCGTGCGTGACATGCAGTGGCACAAAAGGGGCTGCTTCACCGCCCCTGCCCCGCCCCCTGCCCCCACTCCTGCACCcaaccccacacccccacccaccgCTGGCACCAGCTGA